In Saccharomyces cerevisiae S288C chromosome V, complete sequence, one DNA window encodes the following:
- the SBH2 gene encoding Arf family guanine nucleotide exchange factor SBH2 (Ssh1p-Sss1p-Sbh2p complex component; involved in protein translocation into the endoplasmic reticulum; SBH2 has a paralog, SBH1, that arose from the whole genome duplication): MAASVPPGGQRILQKRRQAQSIKEKQAKQTPTSTRQAGYGGSSSSILKLYTDEANGFRVDSLVVLFLSVGFIFSVIALHLLTKFTHII; this comes from the coding sequence ATGGCAGCTTCAGTTCCACCAGGAGGTCAGCGTATCTTGCAGAAGAGAAGACAGGCACAATCCATTAAGGAAAAGCAAGCAAAACAAACGCCCACTTCCACCAGACAGGCTGGTTACGGTGGGTCTTCAAGCTCAATTTTGAAGTTATATACGGACGAAGCCAATGGATTCAGAGTCGACTCCCTTGTCGTATTGTTCCTATCTGTCGGTTTCATCTTCTCCGTGATTGCTTTGCATCTATTGACGAAATTTACACACATTATATAA
- the GPA2 gene encoding guanine nucleotide-binding protein subunit alpha (Nucleotide binding alpha subunit of the heterotrimeric G protein; interacts with the receptor Gpr1p, has signaling role in response to nutrients; required for the recruitment of Ras-GTP at the plasma membrane and in the nucleus): protein MGLCASSEKNGSTPDTQTASAGSDNVGKAKVPPKQEPQKTVRTVNTANQQEKQQQRQQQPSPHNVKDRKEQNGSINNAISPTATANTSGSQQINIDSALRDRSSNVAAQPSLSDASSGSNDKELKVLLLGAGESGKSTVLQQLKILHQNGFSEQEIKEYIPLIYQNLLEIGRNLIQARTRFNVNLEPECELTQQDLSRTMSYEMPNNYTGQFPEDIAGVISTLWALPSTQDLVNGPNASKFYLMDSTPYFMENFTRITSPNYRPTQQDILRSRQMTSGIFDTVIDMGSDIKMHIYDVGGQRSERKKWIHCFDNVTLVIFCVSLSEYDQTLMEDKNQNRFQESLVLFDNIVNSRWFARTSVVLFLNKIDLFAEKLSKVPMENYFPDYTGGSDINKAAKYILWRFVQLNRANLSIYPHVTQATDTSNIRLVFAAIKETILENTLKDSGVLQ, encoded by the coding sequence ATGGGTCTCTGCGCATCTTCAGAAAAGAACGGCAGCACTCCTGACACGCAGACCGCCAGCGCTGGTAGTGACAACGTTGGCAAAGCGAAGGTACCACCAAAGCAGGAGCCACAGAAGACTGTGAGAACAGTCAACACAGCAaatcaacaagaaaagcaaCAACAGAGGCAGCAGCAGCCGTCTCCGCATAATGTTAAGGACCGCAAGGAGCAAAACGGGAGCATTAATAACGCGATATCTCCCACGGCTACGGCAAATACAAGCGGATCGCAACAGATCAATATCGACTCTGCCCTGAGAGACAGGTCGAGTAACGTTGCAGCACAACCATCATTGTCGGACGCTTCAAGTGGCAGCAACGACAAAGAACTGAAAGTGCTACTGCTGGGTGCCGGTGAAAGTGGTAAGTCCACGGTATTGCAGCAGTTGAAGATTTTACACCAGAACGGGTTTAGCGAGCAGGAAATTAAAGAGTACATCCCCTTGATCTATCAGAATCTATTGGAAATTGGCAGGAACCTCATCCAGGCGAGAACAAGGTTTAACGTCAACTTGGAACCGGAGTGTGAACTGACGCAACAAGACCTGTCGAGAACCATGTCCTATGAAATGCCCAATAACTACACGGGCCAATTCCCGGAAGATATCGCGGGCGTAATATCTACGTTGTGGGCCTTGCCCTCAACACAAGATTTAGTCAATGGGCCTAACGCATCGAAGTTCTATCTAATGGACTCGACTCCTTACTTCATGGAAAATTTCACCAGGATCACTTCGCCCAATTACAGACCCACCCAGCAGGACATATTAAGATCGAGACAGATGACGTCAGGGATTTTTGACACCGTCATTGATATGGGGTCGGATATCAAGATGCATATTTACGACGTGGGTGGACAGCGTTccgaaagaaaaaaatggatacACTGCTTCGACAATGTCACTCTGGTCATATTTTGCGTTTCTCTATCGGAGTACGACCAGACGCTGATGGAGGACAAGAACCAGAACAGGTTTCAGGAATCGCTGGTGCTTTTCGATAATATTGTCAACAGTAGATGGTTCGCGCGCACGTCTGTCGTACTCTTTCTGAATAAAATCGACCTTTTTGCTGAAAAACTAAGCAAAGTGCCTATGGAAAATTACTTCCCAGACTACACCGGCGGGTCAGACATCAACAAGGCTGCTAAGTACATACTCTGGAGGTTTGTTCAGTTAAACAGGGCGAATCTAAGCATATATCCTCACGTGACACAGGCCACAGACACGTCGAATATAAGATTAGTATTTGCCGCCATCAAAGAAacaattttggaaaatacaTTGAAAGACTCTGGAGTGTTACAATGA
- the RPN3 gene encoding proteasome regulatory particle lid subunit RPN3 (Essential non-ATPase regulatory subunit of the 26S proteasome lid; similar to the p58 subunit of the human 26S proteasome; temperature-sensitive alleles cause metaphase arrest, suggesting a role for the proteasome in cell cycle control) has protein sequence MASTAVMMDVDSSGVNDLHHSEKKYAEEDQVQELLKVLNEISKTTLTLDPRYIWRSLKDLSSLRNQELLNAETLCFTVNVLYPDSSSFKKNLLKFITSNHKSSVPGSAELRNSYPASFYSVNTEKKTIEVTAEINCFMHLLVQLFLWDSKELEQLVEFNRKVVIPNLLCYYNLRSLNLINAKLWFYIYLSHETLARSSEEINSDNQNIILRSTMMKFLKIASLKHDNETKAMLINLILRDFLNNGEVDSASDFISKLEYPHTDVSSSLEARYFFYLSKINAIQLDYSTANEYIIAAIRKAPHNSKSLGFLQQSNKLHCCIQLLMGDIPELSFFHQSNMQKSLLPYYHLTKAVKLGDLKKFTSTITKYKQLLLKDDTYQLCVRLRSNVIKTGIRIISLTYKKISLRDICLKLNLDSEQTVEYMVSRAIRDGVIEAKINHEDGFIETTELLNIYDSEDPQQVFDERIKFANQLHDEYLVSMRYPEDKKTQQNEKSENGENDDDTLDGDLMDDMSDISDLDDLGFL, from the coding sequence ATGGCTAGCACTGCAGTAATGATGGACGTGGATTCTTCCGGGGTCAATGACTTGCACCATTCTGAGAAGAAATATGCGGAAGAAGATCAGGTTCAGGAACTattgaaagttttgaaTGAGATCTCCAAGACCACTTTAACGCTGGACCCAAGATATATATGGAGGAGTTTAAAGGACTTGAGCTCTTTAAGGAACCAGGAGCTTTTGAATGCGGAAACTTTATGTTTCACAGTGAATGTGCTGTACCctgattcttcttcattcaAGAAGAATCTGCTGAAGTTCATTACTTCTAACCATAAATCGTCCGTACCGGGGTCAGCTGAGCTTAGAAACTCATATCCAGCCTCTTTTTATTCCGTAAACACTGAGAAAAAGACCATTGAAGTGACAGCTGAAATTAATTGCTTCATGCATCTACTAGTCCAGTTGTTTTTATGGGACAGTAAAGAATTAGAACAATTGGTAGAGTTTAATAGGAAGGTTGTTATCCCAAATTTATTGTGTTATTACAATTTGCGTTCCTTGAATTTAATCAACGCTAAGTTATGGTTCTACATCTACTTGAGTCATGAAACGTTAGCGCGCAGCTCCGAGGAGATTAACAGCGACAACCAAAATATAATCTTAAGGTCCACGATgatgaagtttttgaaaatcgCTTCCCTGAAGCACGACAACGAAACCAAAGCCATGCTGATTAACTTGATCTTGAgagattttttgaataatggCGAGGTTGATAGCGCGTCTGATTTCATTTCTAAACTAGAATATCCTCACACAGACGTTTCCAGTTCATTGGAGGCAAGatatttcttctatttATCGAAAATTAACGCCATTCAACTGGATTATTCCACTGCGAACGAGTACATTATTGCAGCCATAAGAAAAGCCCCACATAATTCCAAGAGTTTAGGGTTCTTACAGCAATCAAACAAACTGCATTGTTGTATTCAATTACTCATGGGTGATATTCCAgaattatcatttttcCATCAATCAAATATGCAGAAATCTCTCCTTCCTTATTACCATTTGACCAAAGCCGTTAAATTAGGtgacttgaaaaaattcacatCTACAATCACAAAGTATAAGCAGTTGCTATTGAAGGATGACACCTATCAACTCTGTGTTAGATTAAGATCTAATGTTATCAAGACAGGTATCAGGATCATCTCCTTAAcgtataaaaaaatttcattaaGAGATATTTGTTTGAAACTGAATTTGGATTCGGAGCAAACTGTAGAATACATGGTTTCAAGGGCTATTAGAGATGGTGTTATTGAAGCCAAGATTAATCACGAGGATGGCTTTATCGAAACCACAGAATTACTAAACATTTATGATAGTGAAGATCCTCAGCAAGTATTTGATGAAAGAATCAAATTTGCCAACCAATTACATGATGAATACCTTGTTTCAATGAGGTACCCTGAGGATAAAAAGACTCAACAAAATGAGAAAAGTGAAAATggtgaaaatgatgatgatacGCTAGATGGTGATTTGATGGATGACATGTCTGATATCTCGGATCTCGACGATTTGGGATTCTTATAA